One region of Astyanax mexicanus isolate ESR-SI-001 chromosome 15, AstMex3_surface, whole genome shotgun sequence genomic DNA includes:
- the ubtd1b gene encoding ubiquitin domain-containing protein 1: MGGCVGRERQESRGQGSSRGGRSQRKRGARNEPLKKDKPRWKSDYPMTEGQLRSKRDEFWDTAPAFEGRKEIWDALKAAAVALESNDHELAQAIVDGASITLPHGSLTECYDELGTRYQLPVYCLAPPVNLITERSEEDTVDSSEPQTTSKKEFQLKVRLSSGKDLRLNASMADSIGLLKKQLQAQEGIDVVHQRWFFSGKLLTDKTRLQDTKIQKDFIIQVIVNQPAPPNH; the protein is encoded by the exons ATGGGAGGATGTGTGGGCAGAGAACGGCAGGAGTCCCGCGGACAGGGATCATCTCGAGGTGGCAGGAGTCAGAGGAAGCGTGGAG CCCGTAACGAGCCACTGAAGAAAGACAAGCCCAGGTGGAAGAGTGACTACCCCATGACCGAGGGTCAGCTCCGCAGTAAGAGGGACGAGTTCTGGGACACGGCTCCAGCGTTCGAGGGCCGGAAGGAGATTTGGGATGCCCTGAAAGCAGCAGCTGTGGCTCTGGAGTCCAACGACCACGAGCTAGCTCAGGCGATAGTGGATGGAGCAAGTATCACACTGCCACATG GATCCCTCACAGAGTGTTACGACGAGCTCGGTACCCGCTACCAGCTGCCCGTCTACTGCCTGGCACCGCCCGTCAACCTGATCACAGAGCGGAGCGAGGAGGACACAGTGGATAGCTCAGAGCCCCAGACTACCTCCAAGAAGGAATTCCAGCTGAAGGTCCGTCTCTCCAGTGGCAAAGACCTGCGGCTGAACGCCAGCATGGCCGACTCTATCGGCCTGCTGAAGAAGCAGCTCCAGGCACAGGAGGGCATCGACGTGGTTCACCAGCGCTGGTTTTTCTCAGGCAAGCTCCTCACAGACAAGACGCGCCTGCAGGACACCAAGATCCAGAAGGACTTCATCATCCAGGTCATCGTGAACCAGCCGGCACCACCCAACCACTAA